A region of the Pseudomonadota bacterium genome:
GGAAGAACGCAATGCATTGGACAAGGCATTCTTGTCATCGGAACCTTCGGCTGAATATAAAACTCCAAGCGTACTTACAACAATCTCTTTTGCAAAAACGCCCGTTAACAATGAAACACTGCCCCGCCAGTCAATCCCCAATGGCTCAAAAACAGGTGAAACGCCTTTTCCGATTTTACCCATATATGATTTTTCTGTTTTTTCAAGGTTCAATTTTTTCCGGATATCTGCTATTTCAGCAAGCATTTGTTCATTTAACAATGTTTTATCTTCTTCATTCGCTGAGGCAATTTTTTCCTTAAATGATGCATTAATCTTGTTTATAGTAGAAGTATAATCTATGGAATAATTAATATTTTTTGGAAAAGATGAAAGAAACCACACAATAATTGAACCGATTAATATAATTTTTCCCATCTTTTTTAAAAACATCTTACTTCTGTCCCACATATGAATCATAAGGCTTTTTAGCATTGGCACTCTGTAGGGAGGAAGTTCCATTACAAACGGAGCGTCAACACCTTTTAGAATTGTCGAGCGAAAGAGCCTTCCCGATACTATAGAAAGAACAATTCCGAAAAGGTACAGGGAAAATATAACATTCCCGGCTTTTGCGGCAAAAAAGGTCCCTGCAAGCACAATATAAACCGGAAGTTTCGCAGAACATGACATGAAAGGAGTAATAAGAATTGTTAAAATGCGGTCTTTTTCGCTCTCTAATGTTCTTGTCGCCATAATAGCCGGAACATTACATCCAAACCCCATAAGCATGGGAATAAAAGATTTCCCATGAAGCCCTATAAGATGCATGATCTTATCCATGAGAAACGCAGCTCTTGCCATGTAGCCGGTATCTTCAAACAATGCTATGCAGAAAAAAAGTATTAAAATATTAGGCAAAAAGACAATTACACTGCCTACACCTGCAATGATGCCGTTTATCAATAAATCCTTAAAAATACTTTCCGGAAGAACACTTTCAAAACCTAAAGAAAGAAGTGCTATCCCTTTATCCAGCCAATCCATCGGGTAAGCGCCAAGCGAAAAAGTAAGCTGAAACATTGCCCATATAAAGAAAATAAATATTGGAAAACCTATAAATTTGTTTGTAAGAACAAGATCAATATTTCGTGAAATATCAACTCTGATTTTAGGCGAAATTGTTTGTACTTCCTTAATGATCCCGGATATAAACCCGTATCGTTCATCAGTCATAACGATTTCCGGATCTTCATCATAAAGGTTTAAAAGATTTTTGCGAAGAGTCTGAACTTCATTGATAATATCAGCTCCTGCATTTCCTGTTTTTTGCACAAAGCGTTCTTTAACAATCTTGTCGTCCTCAAGAAGCTTTATTGAAGTCCATCTGGTATTATAATGTAGATTATCTTTTGCTTTATCTTCTATCAGTTCCTGAATTCTTACAATTGCGTTTTCGATATCTTTACTATATTTAACATTTCTTTTTTCTTTCTTAACAGGGTTTGATTCTGCAAGCTTTATTGCTTCTTTCAACAGATCATCAATCCCTTCGTTTTTGTTACCCACAGTAAATACAACCGGAACATCAAGAAGTGATGAAAGTTTTTGGGCATCAATCTTGGTTCCATGAGAACGGACTACATCCGCCATATTCAGGACAAAAAGGACCTTACCGTCTATTTCTCTTAACTGGGTTGCAAGATAAAGACTTCTTTCAAGATTGGATGAATCTATAATATCAATTACTACATCCGGAGATTCTTCTAAAACAAAATCTCTTGCAACAATCTCTTCTATTGAAAAGGGGGTTAAACTATAAGTTCCGGGCAGATCAACTATTTTAAGATCATATCCGAATTTGCTGATGAGGCCTTCTTTTTTTTCTACGGTAACACCGGGCCAGTTCCCGATCTTTTGCCGTGACCCTGTTATATTGTTAAATATCGTAGTTTTTCCTGAGTTAGGATTACCTGCAAGAGCAATGGTTATATTTTTTTTATCAATCATGCATTCCTACTCTGATTTTTCGACTGTAATCTGTGCCGCTTCTTCCACCCGTAAAGATATATGATAATTTTTTACAACCAGTTCCAAAGGATCTTTTAGAGGTGCATATTTTTCTATATATATCTTAGAGCCTTTTACTATTCCCATTTCAAGAATTCTTCTTCTCAAAGCTCCGTTACCGGCTATCTTGATAATTATACCGGTTTCCCCTTCCTTTAACTCACTAAGCAACATAAACAAACTCCTATTTTTTGACAGGTTCAACAATTATTTTTTGCGCAAGACCCTGTCCTATTGCGTACCGGCTGGATTTTGATGCAACGACAACCTGACCTTTGGCAACTTTAGTTATAACTTCAATCTCATCATCAGGCCTGATTCCCATACTAAGCAACCTCATACGTGCACCGGCCCCTCCGGTAATATCCTTAATCATCAAGCGCTCGCCAGGTCTTGCCTTTGATAAAGGCATTAAAGATGCCCTTTCTTTTAAACATTGGGAACAGATTCCATAAAGTTCCATTTTATGCTGAAGCATGTGAAATCCATGAGCTGAGGCAATTTTGATTTGTAAATTTTCTATTTCATCTTCTTCAAATTCGATAATATTTTTGCATTTTATGCATATCATATGATCGTGATGCTGCCCCAAATGCCTGTGTTCATAGCGTATTATGCCGTTATCAAATTTATTTTTAGAGGCAAACCCAAGCTTGCACATCAAATTTAAGGTATCTTTCACAAATGAATTATCAAGATTATGCCCATTATCATTGAGCATTTTTGTAAGCTCTTGAGATGTCAGATGATTTTCAGTCTGAAGAAAGGTATCTAAAACTTTAAATCGTTCTTCAAAATTATCAATATTTCCCTCTTTGAAGAATTTTTCAAATTGTTTTTTTTCCTGTTTATGAGTTTTTTTCATATATGTTCCATAGTGGATTTACAGCTTTGTTTGAAAGGAAATATGAAACAATAAATCAAGCTATTTGGAATATCCCGGGATATTATAGGTGGTACATGATCCGCTCGAACATGCTCTGGTCTGAGTACCGGAAGATTCATTTCCTGCTGATCCGGCACCCATACTGAAATTTGTTGTGCTTATTACCCTCTCAAAATCCTCACTATTGCATTTTGGGCATTTAAGCTGGGCCTCTTCCTCTTTGTTCATAAGGATCAATTCAAAAAATTCATCACATTTCAAACATTTAAACTCATATATTGGCATTGCAGCACTCCTTAATTCTTTGAACACACTAAATCTCTAAATAACATATTTGTATTTATTACCACTATTAACCTATTGTCAAGTAATAGAAAAATCAAAGTGCTATATCAAACAGATAGAGATAGTATAAATACGTTCCTTTTTTCATTTCATTCAGTTTATACCCTTTCGTAAAGAACTGATATGTTCTTCACTGCCGATAATATAAAGGATATCACTATCTTTTAAGATAAATTCACCATCAGGAATTACAACTCTTTCCGGAATAATTTCTCGGATCATTACAATTTGAATCTGGTATCGGTTTCTTAACATTAAGTCCTTTAGTTTTTTACCACGCCATTCAAACGGAGGACTTACCTCAATCAAACTGAATCCTTCGGTAAGCGGGATATACTTTAAAAAATTTGGAGAAGCGATTGTATGTGCCATTTGTTCCGCCAAATCACGCTCGGGGAAAATAATATGCGTTGCCCCGATTTTCTCCAATATTTTAGAATGATCCTCACTAAGAGCTTTGGCTATAATATTTTTAATATTTAATTCTTTCATATAAAGCGTAATTAATACGCTGACATCCATTTTGCTGCCTACGGAAATAACAACCGTATCAAAATCAGTGATACCCAACTTCATTAAAAAACTCTTATCCTTTGCATCACCGATTACAGCTTTTCTTACATACGGTTTAACCTGATTCACCAGTTCTTCTTTAATTTCAATAGCCATTATATTAAAACCTTGTGAACTTAATGACTTGCAAAGATAAAAACCGAAACTATTAAGACCAATTATAGCTATATTTTTCATAACAATTACCCCACTAAAATATTATCTTCTGCATATTGAACATCTTGTTCATCTTTAGTTGCTATAACAACGGCTAAAGTTAAAGGCCCGACTCTGCCTATAAGCATTACTATCGTTATTAATATACGGCTAATTGAAGAAAGTTCCGGTGTTATCCCGGCAGAAAGACCCACAGTACCAAAAGCGGAAATAACTTCAAAAATAATTTTAATAAATAACGTCCCATTATCTGCAAAAGGTGTATTATGAAACTCCGCAACTAAAACTAAAAAAGAAAAAATGATTACGGTTAGAATAGCAAAAACAACAAGCACTATTGCTTTTGAAATCACTCTAAAAGGCAAGGTACTGTAAAACAAATTTACGTTTTTTGACCCTTTGATTTTAGATTTTACGAATGCAAATATAACTGCCAGGGTAGCCGTTTTGATACCGCCACCACAGGATGCCGGGGATGCGCCAATGAACATAAGACTTGCGATAACAAATAATGAAGGCATGGATATGGCGGATATATCAATCGTATTAAAACCGGCCGTACGTGCAGTTACGGATTGAAACAAAGATGAAAGAAATTTTGTAAACAGGTTATATCCTTTCATTGAAACTTCATATTCAAAAATAAACAGAAAAACTGCCCCTATAATTATAAGTAAAAAAGAATATAAAAGAACAACTCTGGAATGAAGGGATAGTTTGTAAAAAGTGAAACCTTTTTTACGGAGCTTATAAATTTCATATATCACAATAAATCCGATACCGCCGCTTACTATCAACAACATAATTATTAAATTAACAAATATATCAGAACGATAAGCAGTCAAACTATCAGGGAAAGTACTGAAACCGGCATTGCAGAAAGCGGAAATCGAGTGAAATACGGCTGTGAAAAAAGCTTGGCCTAAAGGCATATCAAAAAGAAAACGGATTGTTAAAAGAAATACTCCAATAGCCTCAAACGAGAATGTAAATATAAATACCGATTTTAGGAGTGCCCCGATATCAATCGTATCAAAAAAGGCTAAAGTTTCCTGAATAATCTCCCTGCTTCCGATTCCGAATCTGCCGCGCAAAAAAAACAGCAGAAGAGTTGAAAAAGACATTATTCCCAAACCGCCTATTTGAATAAGAACAAGAATTATAATTTGGCCTGTTAGTGAAAAATAGGTTCCTGTGTCTACTACAACTAATCCGGTAACACAGGTAGCAGAAGTTGAAGTAAAAAGAGAATCTACAAAATTTAACGCCAAACCGGTTGAAGCAAACGGACATGATAATAAATACGCTCCGATTAAAATAACGCTTACAAAACTTAATGTAACTAAAGCCTGCGGGCTTAATTGGGAAAAAGAAAATTTATATGATTTTTTCATTTATTATCAAGCATCTCAACTGCATGAGCAATTGTTGCATCGGTTATTTTTTCACCGCCAATCATTCTTGCTATCTCTTCAATACGTTCATTTTTGTTTAAAGGAGTTATTAAGGTTTTTGTTTTTCTGTCTGCCACATGCTTTGATATTCTGAAATGGTGATCGGCAAAACTTGCTATCTGAGCAAGATGGGTAATACAAATTATCTGGTAATTTTGTGCAAGAGAGGCCATTTTCCGGCCAACCACTTCGGCAACACCTCCACCTATACCGGAATCAACCTCATCAAAAACAATTGTTTCTACCGATTCGGTTTGGGCAAGAAGGGCTTTTAAAGCAAGTATGACTCTTGAAAGCTCACCACCTGAAACTATAGCAGAAAGAGGTTTTAATGTTTCTCCCACATTCGGAGCAATCAGAAATACGGCATTGTCAATTCCGTTTTCATTTATAATACAGCCGTCTGATGTAAAAATTGAATCCGCACTGCTTGATGCAACCTGAGTCTGCAAAGATACTTCAAATTTGGTGCCCGACATTTTAAGGCTTGAAAGTTCTTTTTCAACTTTTGCTGCAAATTTCTTTGCGCTTTCAATCCTTTTTGCTGAAAGTCTTTTGGCAGATGCAGCAAGCTCTTTATGCATTTTATCAAGCATTTTCTGTGTTTCGCAAATATTTTCAGCAATATTTTCTATACCGGATAGTTCTTTTTCAATTTCTTTTAGTCTTACAAAAATTGTCTCAAGCGATCCTCCGTATTT
Encoded here:
- the feoB gene encoding ferrous iron transport protein B, yielding MIDKKNITIALAGNPNSGKTTIFNNITGSRQKIGNWPGVTVEKKEGLISKFGYDLKIVDLPGTYSLTPFSIEEIVARDFVLEESPDVVIDIIDSSNLERSLYLATQLREIDGKVLFVLNMADVVRSHGTKIDAQKLSSLLDVPVVFTVGNKNEGIDDLLKEAIKLAESNPVKKEKRNVKYSKDIENAIVRIQELIEDKAKDNLHYNTRWTSIKLLEDDKIVKERFVQKTGNAGADIINEVQTLRKNLLNLYDEDPEIVMTDERYGFISGIIKEVQTISPKIRVDISRNIDLVLTNKFIGFPIFIFFIWAMFQLTFSLGAYPMDWLDKGIALLSLGFESVLPESIFKDLLINGIIAGVGSVIVFLPNILILFFCIALFEDTGYMARAAFLMDKIMHLIGLHGKSFIPMLMGFGCNVPAIMATRTLESEKDRILTILITPFMSCSAKLPVYIVLAGTFFAAKAGNVIFSLYLFGIVLSIVSGRLFRSTILKGVDAPFVMELPPYRVPMLKSLMIHMWDRSKMFLKKMGKIILIGSIIVWFLSSFPKNINYSIDYTSTINKINASFKEKIASANEEDKTLLNEQMLAEIADIRKKLNLEKTEKSYMGKIGKGVSPVFEPLGIDWRGSVSLLTGVFAKEIVVSTLGVLYSAEGSDDKNALSNALRSSGMTPLSALSMMVFVLLYLPCLATITMIKKETGSFKWTFFSITYSTVIAWVSAFCVYQGGRLLGFA
- a CDS encoding ferrous iron transport protein A is translated as MLLSELKEGETGIIIKIAGNGALRRRILEMGIVKGSKIYIEKYAPLKDPLELVVKNYHISLRVEEAAQITVEKSE
- a CDS encoding transcriptional repressor, whose protein sequence is MKKTHKQEKKQFEKFFKEGNIDNFEERFKVLDTFLQTENHLTSQELTKMLNDNGHNLDNSFVKDTLNLMCKLGFASKNKFDNGIIRYEHRHLGQHHDHMICIKCKNIIEFEEDEIENLQIKIASAHGFHMLQHKMELYGICSQCLKERASLMPLSKARPGERLMIKDITGGAGARMRLLSMGIRPDDEIEVITKVAKGQVVVASKSSRYAIGQGLAQKIIVEPVKK
- a CDS encoding zinc ribbon domain-containing protein; its protein translation is MPIYEFKCLKCDEFFELILMNKEEEAQLKCPKCNSEDFERVISTTNFSMGAGSAGNESSGTQTRACSSGSCTTYNIPGYSK
- a CDS encoding TrkA family potassium uptake protein, whose product is MKNIAIIGLNSFGFYLCKSLSSQGFNIMAIEIKEELVNQVKPYVRKAVIGDAKDKSFLMKLGITDFDTVVISVGSKMDVSVLITLYMKELNIKNIIAKALSEDHSKILEKIGATHIIFPERDLAEQMAHTIASPNFLKYIPLTEGFSLIEVSPPFEWRGKKLKDLMLRNRYQIQIVMIREIIPERVVIPDGEFILKDSDILYIIGSEEHISSLRKGIN
- a CDS encoding TrkH family potassium uptake protein produces the protein MKKSYKFSFSQLSPQALVTLSFVSVILIGAYLLSCPFASTGLALNFVDSLFTSTSATCVTGLVVVDTGTYFSLTGQIIILVLIQIGGLGIMSFSTLLLFFLRGRFGIGSREIIQETLAFFDTIDIGALLKSVFIFTFSFEAIGVFLLTIRFLFDMPLGQAFFTAVFHSISAFCNAGFSTFPDSLTAYRSDIFVNLIIMLLIVSGGIGFIVIYEIYKLRKKGFTFYKLSLHSRVVLLYSFLLIIIGAVFLFIFEYEVSMKGYNLFTKFLSSLFQSVTARTAGFNTIDISAISMPSLFVIASLMFIGASPASCGGGIKTATLAVIFAFVKSKIKGSKNVNLFYSTLPFRVISKAIVLVVFAILTVIIFSFLVLVAEFHNTPFADNGTLFIKIIFEVISAFGTVGLSAGITPELSSISRILITIVMLIGRVGPLTLAVVIATKDEQDVQYAEDNILVG